The proteins below come from a single Periophthalmus magnuspinnatus isolate fPerMag1 chromosome 7, fPerMag1.2.pri, whole genome shotgun sequence genomic window:
- the usp21 gene encoding ubiquitin carboxyl-terminal hydrolase 21 → MPGSSGVNVEPSCEALCRTLVSQNGLRQETADISQSVLYTSLMGLLLVADTEKEPLTLGSGRVGLRNIGNTCFLNAIVQCLSHTHGLRDYCLLKSYKHEKFSKEDAKLMEAFAKVLSGVWDVNSDDRAVNPKQFYNIFKDAVPYFSGYSQQDAQEFLRFLLDKLHTEINRRPYVRRVKEPEQKYARFRLCEEAASMWKRHLERDDSRIVDLFAGQLRSSLHCSVCSHYSNTFDVFCDLSLPIPKRSSGGEVTLKECLDLFSQEERLDKDNSPMCERCNRRTESTKRLSIQRFPQVIVIHLNRFTTSRWSISKSTVQVSFPLTNLDLGPYGPIDSGPILYNLYAICNHSGTVNMGHYTACCLDENGWCFYNDSSVTQILENQLQTNQAYVLFYKRSNSPTAIRK, encoded by the exons GATCCAGTGGAGTGAATGTAGAGCCTTCTTGTGAGGCCTTGTGTCGGACTTTGGTGTCCCAGAACGGGCTACGGCAAGAGACAGCAGACATCTCTCAGTCAGTCCTCTATACTTCACTCATGGGACTACTACTTGTGGCGGACACAGAG AAAGAGCCACTCACTTTGGGAAGTGGCAGAGTCGGTTTGAGAAATATTGGAAACACG tgctTCCTGAATGCCATTGTCCAatgtctctctcacacacatggTCTTCGAGACTACTGCCTTCTCAAGTCCTACAAACATGAGAAGTTTAGCAAAGAGGATGCTAAATTAATGGAAG CTTTTGCCAAAGTTCTCTCTGGTGTTTGGGATGTAAACAGTGATGACAGGGCGGTAAATCCAAAacaattttataatatttttaaagatgcTGTGCCTTACTTCAGTGGATACAG TCAACAAGATGCTCAGGAGTTTCTCAGGTTCCTTCTGGATAAACTGCACACAGAAATCAACCGCCGGCCGTATGTTCGACGAGTGAAAGAGCCAGAGCAGAAATATGCCAGATTCAG ACTCTGTGAAGAGGCGGCCTCCATGTGGAAAAGGCACTTGGAGAGAGATGACAGCCGGATAGTTG ACCTGTTTGCGGGACAGCTGCGTAGCTCTCTGCACTGCTCCGTTTGTTCCCACTACTCCAACacatttgatgtcttctgtgacCTGTCTCTGCCCATCCCTAAGAGGAGCTCTGGAGGTGAGGTGACCCTGAAGGAGTGCCTGGATCTCTTCTCACAAGAGGAGAGACTGGATAAGGACAACTCACCA atgtGTGAAAGATGCAACAGGCGCACAGAAAGTACAAAAAGGTTGTCTATTCAAAGGTTTCCTCAAGTCATTGTAATCC ATTTGAATCGTTTCACGACATCACGGTGGAGTATTAGTAAAAGCACAGTGCAGGTCTCCTTCCCCCTCACAAACCTGGATCTTGGACCTTATGGACCAATTGACTCCG GCCCAATTCTATATAATTTATATGCAATCTGTAACCATTCTGGCACTGTCAACATGGGTCACTACACAGCTTGTTGTTTAGATGAAAATGGATGGTGTTTCTACAATGATTCAAG TGTGACTCAAATTTTGGAAAACCAGCTGCAGACTAACCAAGCCTATGTGTTATTCTACAAGCGCAGCAACAGTCCCACTGCTATCAGGAAATAG
- the rbm10 gene encoding RNA-binding protein 10 has translation MDSEGRGGRGDRAGRYGNAPRIHNFQDQESRNCGQEDEEPGFDGMATEELREFQPDLSISTKRDGETTDKTFEHSCIDNDNKILSHGTRRVLYSSAKQCGGDRFPLSGEKRKGVPSEVEEYCTSLDEPRDQDYRTDFDYNQKPSHIVMLRMLPPNATTIEIRAHLQEQGIQPKEVRLMRNKTSGQSRGFAFVEFNHIQEATRWMETNQGVLSIMGQRVSMHYSDPKPRANEDWLCNKCGVQNFKRREKCFKCSAPKAEAELKLPQLQQDLVVGLHNSRVQGLLPLPVHYQTTSLSVAQGQAAQQQTDTANDTLILRNLGPHTSVDAILLALSPFATLSPSNVRLIKDKHTNLNRGFAFLQLSTIVEASQLLQILQTQLPSLSIDGKTIVVEFAKGSKRDVFQSDGSKVSAATVASTAIAAAQWAVTQTAQTVPDGNSSVAVFQQAAAVTYNQEAFTGSNSTTGFAAMPTNTPGDYTDAVTPEGHKCLIQRQGTPISAATTPTTQCEVVGTTVSSQPAIPGTEHELKQYPVPNMSTYQYDESSGYYYDPLTGLYYDPNSQYYYNPHTQQYMYWDGEKHAYIPADGQSNTGNTDTESKDKKEKNKSKTAQQIAKDMERWAKSLNRHKENMRASSGTPGLGPGQTRGRSENFRESASADAGYAVLEKKGALLEHPQINLDQMRQTATGSPVQQLGLVPAYNGDVDSDEEGGFKDEREGRLTDWSKLACLLCRRQFPSKEALIRHQQLSELHKQNLEQIQFNPGRETSTDGFQPPDFKKRKIISV, from the exons ATGGACTCTGAGGGAAG AGGAGGGCGGGGTGATCGAGCGGGACGCTATGGGAATGCGCCCAGAATTCACAATTTCCAAGACCAAGAGTCCAGAAACTGTGGACAAGAGGATGAAGAACCGGGATTTGACGGCATGGCTACAGAG GAGTTGAGAGAGTTTCAGCCTGACCTAAGCATTTCAACAAAACGAGATGGGGAAACAACAGACAAGACGTTTGAGCATTCTTGcattgacaatgacaataaaatcttaAGCCATGGAACCAGACGGGTGCTTTATAGTTCTGCAAAGCAATGTGGGGGTGACAGGTTCCCTCTCAGCGGAGAAAAGAGAAAG GGGGTTCCAAGTGAAGTAGAAGAGTATTGCACTTCTTTGGATGAACCGAGGGACCAGGACTATCGCACAGACTTTGACTACAATCAGAAACCAAGCCACATTGTAATGCTTCGTATGCTTCCACCTAATGCCACCACCATAGAG ATCCGAGCGCATTTACAGGAACAGGGCATTCAACCAAAAGAGGTCCGCCTCATGAGAAACAAGACATCAG GTCAGAGCCGAGGATTCGCCTTCGTCGAGTTTAATCACATACAGGAGGCCACCCGCTGGATGGAGACCAACCAG GGAGTGCTGTCGATAATGGGCCAGAGAGTGTCCATGCACTACAGTGATCCAAAGCCACGTGCCAACGAAGACTGGCTTTGCAACAAG TGTGGTGTGCAAAACTTTAAACGGAGGGAGAAGTGCTTCAAATGCTCCGCTCCCAAAGCAG AGGCGGAGTTGAAGTTGCCCCAGTTACAGCAGGACTTGGTTGTTGGACTGCACAATAGTAGGGTCCAGGGATTGCTGCCCTTACCTGTACATTACCAGACCACAAGCCTTTCTGTTGCTCAAGGGCAAGCTGCACAACAGCAGACAGATACTGCCAATGATA CCCTGATCCTCCGAAACCTTGGACCACATACTTCAGTTGATGCAATCTTGTTAGCGTTATCTCCTTTTGCGACTCTTTCACCTTCTAATGTGCGTTTGATCAAGGATAAGCACACCAATCTCAATAGAGGTTTTGCCTTCCTACAGCTGTCAACTATAGTG gaGGCTTCTCAGTTACTGCAAATTTTACAGACTCAACTACCATCTCTTTCTATTGATGGCAAGACCATTGTGGTAGAGTTTGCCAAAGGGTCCAAACG tgatgttttccaatcagatGGCAGCAAAGTGAGTGCTGCAACTGTGGCTAGTACAGCCATAGCGGCTGCTCAGTGGGCTGTGACACAA ACTGCTCAAACAGTTCCTGATGGTAATTCGAGTGTAGCGGTGTTTCAACAGGCTGCAGCAGTAACCTATAACCAGGAAGCATTCACTGGGTCAAATAGCACTACTGGGTTTGCTGCAATGCCCACCAACACACCTGGAGACTACACAG ATGCTGTGACCCCAGAGGGACACAAGTGTTTAATCCAGAGACAGGGAACTCCCATCTCAGCAGCCACCACACCAACCACCCAG tgtgaggTTGTGGGAACAACTGTTTCAAGTCAGCCAGCCATTCCTGGAACTGAACATGAGCTTAAACAATACC CTGTCCCAAACATGTCAACCTACCAGTATGATGAGAGCTCTGGGTACTATTATGACCCTCTCACAGGACTATACTATGATCCGAATTCACAG tATTACTACAATCCTCACACTCAGCAGTATATGTACTGGGATGGAGAAAAGCATGCATACATTCCTGCAGATGGCCAGTCAAACACTGGCAATACTGACACAGAGTCAAAggataaaaaggaaaaaaataagagTAAAACTGCACAACAG ATAGCTAAGGATATGGAACGTTGGGCCAAAAGTCTAAACagacacaaagaaaacatgCGTGCATCGTCTGGCACTCCAGGACTGGGTCCAGGACAGACAAGAGGCCGTTCAGAGAACTTCAGGGAGTCTGCGAGTGCTGATGCTGGATATGCTGTTCTGGAGAAAAAG ggggcgctgttggaACATCCTCAGATAAATCTGGATCAGATGAGGCAAACAGCTACA gGTTCACCAGTTCAACAACTGGGTCTTGTGCCAGCCTACAATGGAGATGTTGACAGTGATGAAGAAGGAGGATTcaaagatgagagagaaggtAGATTGACTGACTGGTCTAAATTGGCATGTTTACTTTGTCGAAGGCAGTTTCCAAGCAAGGAGGCCCTCATCAGGCACCAACAGCTTTCTGAACTCCATAAG caaaaccTGGAACAAATACAGTTCAATCCTGGCAGAGAA ACATCGACGGATGGATTTCAACCTCCTGACTTTAAGAAGAGAAAGATTATATCAGTGTAA
- the tktb gene encoding transketolase-like protein 2, whose protein sequence is MTSYHKPDEKTLQGLKDVANKLRINSIKATCASNSGHPTSCCSAAELMSVLFFHTMRYKADDPRNQCNDRFVLSKGHAAPVLYAAWAEAGYVKEADLLNLRKIDSDLEGHPTPKLAFVDVATGSLGQGLGAACGMAYTGKYFDKSSYRVYCMLGDGECSEGSVWEAMAFASYYKLDNLVAIMDVNRLGQSEPAPLQHDMETYRKRCEAFGWNTYVVDGHDVEELCKAFWQAQQVKDKPTCIVAKTFKGKGLKNIEDFENWHGKPIPKDRVDDVLNDLRALIQVPNKTLSPQLPANDAAPVDLSRPITLPSPPAYKKGDKIATRRAYGVALAKMGQASQRVVALDGDTKNSTFSDMFKKAFPDRYIECFIAEQNMVGVAIGCATRDRTVAFASTFAAFLSRAYDQIRMGAISQTNVNLVGSHCGVSIGEDGPSQMALEDLAMFRAIPTCTVFYPSDGVSTERAVELAANTQGICFIRTSRPDTAVIYSPDEKLEIGVAKVVKQSDNDCVTVIGAGVTLHEALAAADILASEGKNIRVIDPFTIKPLDAGTIVSSAKATRGHIITVEDHYKEGGLGEAVLSAVATEPGIIVTRLAVTGVPRSGKPQELLDLYGISAKHIANAVRQTFAN, encoded by the exons ATGACTAGCTACCATAAACCCGATGAGAAAACTCTGCAGGGGTTGAAAGACGTCGCTAACAAGCTAAGGATCAACTCCATCAAAGCGACGTGCGCCTCCAACTCTGG tcaccCTACATCATGCTGCAGCGCTGCCGAGCTCATGTCCGTACTGTTTTTTCACACCATGCGCTACAAAGCTGATGATCCCCGCAACCAATGCAATGACCGCTTTGTACTGTCAAAG GGTCATGCTGCACCTGTCCTATATGCTGCCTGGGCTGAGGCTGGATATGTTAAGGAAGCAGACCTTCTAAATCTCCGTAAGATTGACTCTGACTTGGAGGGGCATCCCACACca aaaCTGGCCTTTGTGGATGTGGCTACTGGATCACTAGGGCAAGGCCTTGGTGCTGCATGTGGTATGGCCTATACTGGGAAATACTTtgacaagtccag CTACCGTGTGTACTGCATGCTGGGTGATGGTGAGTGTTCAGAGGGCTCTGTGTGGGAGGCCATGGCCTTCGCGTCTTACTACAAGCTGGACAATCTGGTGGCTATAATGGACGTGAACCGACTGGGACAAAGTGAACCTGCTCCTCTTCAGCACGACATGGAGACATACCGGAAGCGCTGTGAAGCTTTTGG GTGGAACACATATGTTGTGGATGGGCATGATGTGGAGGAGCTGTGCAAGGCTTTCTGGCAGGCTCAACAAGTGAAGGATAAACCCACATGCATTGTAGCCAAGACCTTCAAAGGCAAAGGACTCAAAA ATATTGAAGATTTTGAGAACTGGCATGGAAAGCCAATCCCTAAAGACCGTGTTGATGACGTCCTAAATGACCTCCGGGCTCTTATCCAAGTTCCAAACAAAACTCTGTCCCCTCAGTTACCAGCTAATGATGCAGCCCCTGTTGACCTCTCTCGCCCTATCACTCTTCCCTCACCCCCAGCTTACAAAAAAGGAGACAAG ATTGCCACAAGACGTGCCTATGGAGTTGCTCTGGCCAAAATGGGTCAGGCTAGTCAAAGAGTGGTGGCCCTGGATGGTGATACCAAAAATTCCACTTTCTCAGACATGTTTAAGAAGGCGTTCCCCGACCGCTATATTGAATGCTTCATCGCTGAACAGAATATG GTGGGAGTGGCCATCGGCTGTGCTACACGAGATCGTACCGTTGCATTTGCCAGCACCTTTGCAGCTTTTCTGTCTAGAGCTTATGACCAGATTCGAATGGGTGCCATATCGCAGACAAATGTGAACCTGGTCGGCTCCCACTGTGGAGTCTCTATTG GTGAGGATGGTCCTTCTCAAATGGCCCTTGAAGATTTGGCCATGTTCAGGGCAATCCCAACATGTACTGTGTTCTACCCCAGTGATGGAGTGTCCACAGAAAGGGCAGTGGAACTCGCTGCTAACACACag GGTATTTGTTTCATCCGTACTAGCAGACCAGACACTGCTGTTATTTACTCTCCAGATGAAAAATTGGAAATAGGAGTAGCAAAG GTGGTGAAGCAGTCTGATAATGATTGCGTCACAGTGATAGGAGCTGGGGTCACTCTCCATGAAGCCCTGGCTGCAGCTGACATCTTGGCCAGTGAAG GAAAAAATATCCGCGTAATTGACCCGTTCACCATTAAACCCTTGGATGCTGGCACAATTGTGTCCAGTGCTAAAGCAACAAGAGGACATATTATTACTGTAGAAGACCACTACAAAGAAG GTGGCCTTGGAGAAGCTGTCCTGTCTGCTGTCGCCACTGAACCTGGTATAATTGTTACCCGCTTGGCAGTGACTGGTGTACCACGAAGTGGAAAACCTCAGGAGCTCCTGGACCTTTATGGCATCAGTGCCAAACACATTGCTAATGCAGTGCGTCAGACCTTTGCAAACTAG
- the lrrc23 gene encoding leucine-rich repeat-containing protein 23: MSDVEEDAVLSDADDGARREKTGEGSQELVQCLTQNDIQEGLSLLCKTGNGLAHAFIKLDLKKRRLSNISAISNFIHIRFLDLSNNLLSDLSPLASLTQLLWLKADRNEIQSFRRQPFAQLTFLQWLNVAVNLLTDTGDLVGPSLETLNLIGNRIEKLSCLDGRFANLTTLELRGNQLETTEGIYLPNLHHLYMAQNVIKHLKGLENLERLQTLHLRENQIETLDGLNLNMRCLQYLNIRGNKVANENAIQSLQYVSKSLQILVLSENPVVESTEYRINIVMLLPNLERLDKDPVTSDERVEAKEKFKELYEEETVEP; this comes from the exons ATGTCTGATGTGGAAGAAGACGCAGTTCTGTCAGATGCAGATGACGGAGCAAGAAGAGAGAAGACTGGAGAAGGAAGCCAG GAACTGGTTCAATGTTTAACCCAAAACGACATACAAGAAGGcctttcattattatgcaaaactggaAATGGGTTAGCTCATGCTTTTATAAAACTGGACCTAAAGAAAAG GAGACTAAGCAACATCTCTGCAATCAGCAACTTTATTCACATACGCTTCCTGGATTTGTCAAATAATCTTCTCAGTGACCTATCACCTTTAGCATCACTGACACAACTGCTTTGGCTTAAGGCAG ACCGTAATGAAATACAGTCTTTCAGGAGACAGCCTTTTGCACAACTCACATTCCTACAATGGCTCAATGTGGCTGTGAATTTACTGACAGATACAGGGGACCTGGTTGGGCCCTCTTTGGAGACCCTAAATCTCATAG GTAACAGAATTGAAAAGCTATCATGTCTCGATGGTCGTTTTGCCAATCTGACTACATTAGAACTGAGAGGAAACCAACTGGAAACAACTGAAGGAATTTACTTGCCAAATTTGCATCACCTGTACATG GCCCAAAATGTTATTAAGCATTTGAAAGGATTAGAGAATTTAGAGAGACTTCAAACTCTGCACTTAAGAGAAAACCAAATAGAAACGTTGGATGGGCTTAACTTAAACATGAGGTGTCTTCAGTATCTCAATATCAG AGGCAACAAAGTTGCAAATGAGAATGCCATTCAGAGCCTGCAATATGTCTCAAAATCCCTGCAAATATTAGTGCTTTCAGAAAACCCTGTGGTGGAATCCACAGAGTACCGTATAAATATAGTGATGCTTTTGCCAAATTTGGAGAGGCTTGATAAAGACCCTGTTACATCTGATGAAAGGGTTGAGGCCAAGGAAAAATTCAAG GAACTTTATGAAGAGGAAACAGTTGAGCCATGA
- the LOC129456362 gene encoding calsequestrin-1-like, which yields MDQRNHQREPNFMEIIRSKRGTWGRKHVATVASTVYRIVGLTQPLKGWRSKTENATSGLMSALRDLYTEKQRLMDKGKTKVEEEEEEEDDDDDDDDDDDDDDDDDDEEEEEEEVFVFDSKTCLLQVNFNLAMCVFL from the exons ATGGACCAAAGGAATCATCAAAGGGAACCAAACTTCATGGAGATCATCAGAAGTAAGAGAGGTACCTGGGGCAGAAAGCATGTGGCAACTGTGGCATCAACTGTCTATCGAATA GTGGGCTTGACACAACCTCTGAAGGGATGGAGAAGTAAAACTGAAAATGCCACCAGTGGACTCATGTCCGCTCTGAGAGATCTGTATACTGAAAAACAACGCCTTATGGACAAGGGCAAAACTAaggtagaggaggaagaggaggaagaggatgatgatgatgatgatgatgacgatgacgatgacgacgatgatgatgatgatgaggaggaggaggaggaagaggtttttgtttttgatagtAAAACATGTTTGCTACAAGTGAACTTTAATTTAGCCATGTGTGTATTTCTCTGA